The proteins below are encoded in one region of Geomonas ferrireducens:
- a CDS encoding AEC family transporter, with protein sequence MENFIIIGVFVLLGMLFRRLEAFPKDSAQVLNMFALYVSLPALILLKVPQIVFSRDIITAALVPWGMLFLSVAAVLGAARLWRWDRASVGVLLLVVPLGNTSFLGVPMVQAFFGAAGLPYLIIYDQLGTMIIMVTYGSMILALYGKDGSVRLSAMVRKMLLFPPTIALLVGLVARAFPYPEKLAQALQNVSLTLVPVVMTAIGLQMRLRLPRRVLGPLAFGLSLKLAAAPLIALLVCRMAGVAGMVVDVSILEAAMPPMVTAGALAVVAGMEADLAVAMIGIGIILSFGTIPAVYWLTRLTA encoded by the coding sequence ATGGAAAATTTCATCATCATCGGCGTGTTCGTACTGCTCGGGATGCTCTTTCGCCGTCTCGAGGCCTTCCCGAAGGACTCGGCACAGGTACTGAACATGTTCGCCCTCTACGTGTCGCTGCCGGCGCTTATCCTCCTCAAGGTGCCGCAGATCGTCTTCTCGCGCGACATCATCACCGCCGCGCTCGTGCCGTGGGGGATGCTCTTCTTGTCGGTGGCCGCTGTCCTCGGCGCGGCGCGGCTGTGGCGCTGGGATCGTGCATCGGTTGGGGTGCTGCTCCTCGTGGTGCCGCTCGGCAACACCTCGTTTCTCGGCGTCCCGATGGTCCAGGCCTTCTTCGGGGCGGCGGGCCTTCCCTACCTCATCATCTACGACCAGTTGGGAACCATGATCATCATGGTGACCTATGGCTCGATGATTCTCGCCCTGTACGGCAAGGACGGGTCGGTGCGCCTCTCGGCGATGGTGCGCAAGATGCTTCTCTTCCCGCCCACCATCGCCCTGCTGGTAGGCCTGGTCGCCCGCGCCTTCCCTTACCCGGAGAAGCTCGCCCAGGCGCTGCAAAACGTCTCTCTAACCCTCGTCCCCGTGGTCATGACGGCGATCGGCCTGCAGATGAGGCTCAGACTGCCGCGCCGGGTGCTCGGGCCGCTTGCCTTCGGGCTGTCGCTGAAGCTCGCGGCGGCACCGCTCATCGCCCTCCTCGTTTGCCGGATGGCGGGGGTTGCCGGCATGGTGGTCGACGTTTCGATCCTCGAAGCGGCCATGCCGCCTATGGTGACGGCCGGTGCGCTCGCCGTCGTTGCCGGGATGGAGGCCGACCTCGCCGTGGCCATGATAGGGATAGGCATCATCCTCTCTTTCGGAACCATCCCCGCCGTCTATTGGCTGACACGCCTCACCGCCTGA
- a CDS encoding class I SAM-dependent methyltransferase, which yields MAKMNAFDRHPAEYDAWFDRHVDIYQAELAAVRELVPAQGSGVEIGVGTGRFAAPLGIALGVEPSPGMAQLARQRGIEVLSGTAEALPLPDACFDYAVIVTVLCFVEDVSRVLAEVRRVLKPGGSLIIGFIDRESALGESYEREKSGSDFYREATFRSAAELEALLTEAGFSGFSYRQTLLPAPAGLSVSEGHGRGGFAVVKTIKNGKEK from the coding sequence ATGGCAAAAATGAATGCGTTCGACCGCCATCCCGCGGAGTACGACGCCTGGTTCGACAGGCACGTCGACATCTATCAGGCGGAGTTGGCGGCAGTGCGGGAACTCGTCCCGGCGCAGGGAAGCGGCGTGGAGATCGGCGTCGGGACCGGCCGCTTCGCGGCACCGCTCGGTATCGCCTTGGGCGTCGAGCCTTCACCGGGAATGGCGCAGCTTGCGCGGCAACGGGGGATCGAAGTTCTGTCAGGGACGGCGGAAGCCCTCCCGCTGCCGGATGCCTGCTTCGACTACGCGGTGATCGTCACCGTGCTCTGTTTCGTAGAGGACGTCTCACGCGTGCTGGCCGAGGTACGGCGCGTACTGAAGCCGGGTGGCTCCCTCATCATAGGGTTCATCGACCGGGAGAGTGCGCTTGGGGAAAGCTATGAGCGGGAAAAAAGCGGGAGCGACTTCTACCGCGAAGCTACCTTTCGCAGCGCGGCCGAGCTTGAAGCGCTTCTGACCGAGGCGGGATTCTCGGGGTTCTCTTACCGGCAGACCCTTTTGCCGGCTCCCGCCGGGTTGTCCGTCAGCGAAGGGCATGGGCGTGGCGGGTTCGCGGTCGTAAAGACGATAAAGAACGGCAAGGAGAAATAG
- a CDS encoding response regulator, which translates to MKKILAVEDSKVSQAHLRDILEGAYEVTVEENGASALSAVMEMPPDLILLDVNLPGMNGYDVCRQLKGDARTREIPIIFLTGCDSGGEKVKGFEAGADDYIVKPFHPEELLARVSLHLASRREKQMALELERLKLLREMAVAISHEFNNPLTAILWHLRLASRDVSDEEKVRAHLSDMQLELDKIRRIVARLAEASRDAKTEYVMGEAMIDVNRI; encoded by the coding sequence ATGAAAAAGATACTCGCCGTAGAAGACAGCAAGGTGTCGCAGGCCCATCTGCGCGACATCCTGGAAGGCGCATATGAGGTCACGGTGGAAGAAAACGGCGCATCGGCGCTCTCCGCCGTGATGGAAATGCCCCCGGACTTGATTCTGCTCGACGTGAACCTGCCGGGGATGAACGGCTATGACGTATGCCGGCAGTTGAAAGGCGATGCGAGGACGCGCGAGATCCCCATCATATTCCTCACCGGCTGCGATTCCGGAGGGGAAAAGGTGAAGGGGTTCGAGGCAGGAGCGGACGACTACATCGTGAAGCCTTTCCATCCCGAGGAACTCCTGGCGCGCGTCTCACTGCACCTAGCTTCAAGGCGGGAGAAGCAGATGGCCCTGGAGCTCGAAAGGCTCAAGTTGCTGCGGGAAATGGCGGTAGCGATAAGCCACGAATTCAACAACCCGCTCACTGCGATCCTCTGGCACCTTCGCCTCGCCTCCCGCGATGTCAGCGATGAGGAAAAGGTCCGTGCGCACCTGTCGGACATGCAGCTTGAGCTGGACAAGATCCGCCGCATCGTGGCGCGACTGGCCGAAGCGTCCCGGGACGCGAAGACGGAGTACGTCATGGGCGAGGCGATGATAGACGTGAACCGGATCTGA
- the rnk gene encoding nucleoside diphosphate kinase regulator: MKQSGKGRQIFITEFDLERLEEMISSVEQRSSRDGRYLAELEQELTRAEVVPSAGIPPDVITMNSRVRLQDLDSGEELEYTLVFPPDADLEKGKISVLAPVGTALIGYRAGDRIAWAVPGGKKKLKVKKVLYQPEASGDFHL; encoded by the coding sequence ATGAAGCAAAGCGGAAAGGGTAGACAGATATTCATCACGGAGTTCGACCTGGAGCGTCTTGAGGAGATGATCAGCAGTGTCGAGCAAAGGTCGTCGCGCGACGGCAGATATCTCGCGGAACTGGAGCAGGAACTGACGAGAGCGGAAGTGGTCCCCTCCGCGGGCATCCCCCCGGACGTCATAACCATGAACTCGCGGGTGCGTCTGCAGGATCTCGATTCCGGCGAGGAGTTGGAGTATACCCTCGTGTTCCCGCCCGACGCCGATCTGGAAAAGGGGAAGATATCGGTGCTCGCCCCGGTAGGGACCGCGCTGATAGGCTACCGTGCCGGCGACCGCATCGCCTGGGCGGTGCCCGGCGGAAAGAAGAAGCTGAAGGTGAAGAAGGTCCTCTACCAGCCTGAAGCGTCGGGAGATTTTCACCTGTAA
- a CDS encoding MFS transporter, whose protein sequence is MKSLSGNIGKLYVFSFLQMMLFPMAIITLFWKDHIGLSLTQILLLQSIFSVATLALDYPAGYISDRVGYRCALNISAALGMAGWGIYIYANSFTTVLLAEITLGMSLSFISGSDSALLYETLRAQGDEHSYARHQGRMHGFAQIGEAAGAVMAGVIYAFEPRLPFVLQVAVWGAGLLVTSRLTETPREHAPQRSHLAEAVATARYAFRENRHLRYTILLNTVLGVASFYPVWLIQPYMQHARVPVTWFGPVWAGANLTVALCALASHRLHNRLGDRGMVLLFLGLVAVGYLGLGLSGGIWGFLFYYLLTCMRGFRGPMMLSHTQKESTSVNRAATLSLQSVSFRLLFVVSGPLVGKLADAAGVARSFYFLFYAFLLTLPLLAALFLKNAPRREAELV, encoded by the coding sequence ATGAAAAGTCTATCCGGTAACATAGGAAAACTGTACGTCTTCTCCTTCCTGCAGATGATGCTGTTTCCGATGGCGATCATCACCCTCTTCTGGAAGGACCACATCGGCCTGTCGCTGACCCAGATCCTGCTTTTGCAGAGCATCTTCTCGGTGGCGACCCTGGCACTCGATTACCCCGCGGGTTACATAAGCGACCGGGTCGGCTACCGCTGCGCCCTCAACATCTCTGCGGCCCTTGGCATGGCAGGCTGGGGCATCTACATCTATGCGAACTCCTTCACTACCGTGCTGCTGGCGGAGATCACCCTCGGGATGTCGCTCTCCTTCATAAGCGGCTCGGACAGCGCCCTTCTGTATGAGACGCTGCGCGCGCAGGGGGATGAGCATTCTTATGCCCGGCACCAGGGGCGCATGCACGGCTTCGCCCAGATCGGCGAGGCAGCCGGAGCGGTGATGGCCGGCGTGATCTACGCCTTCGAGCCGAGGCTCCCCTTCGTCCTGCAGGTCGCGGTATGGGGGGCCGGGCTCCTGGTCACCTCACGGCTCACGGAAACGCCGCGCGAGCATGCGCCGCAGCGCTCGCATCTCGCCGAGGCGGTCGCCACGGCCCGCTATGCCTTCAGGGAGAACCGTCACCTGCGCTACACCATCCTCCTCAACACGGTGCTGGGGGTCGCCTCCTTTTACCCGGTCTGGCTGATCCAACCCTACATGCAGCACGCCCGCGTGCCGGTCACCTGGTTTGGGCCGGTATGGGCCGGCGCGAACCTGACCGTCGCGCTTTGCGCCCTGGCAAGTCACCGGCTGCACAACCGCCTGGGGGACCGCGGCATGGTCCTTCTCTTCCTGGGGTTGGTCGCCGTCGGTTATCTGGGGCTTGGTTTGAGCGGCGGGATCTGGGGATTCCTCTTTTATTACCTTCTGACCTGCATGCGTGGTTTCAGGGGGCCGATGATGCTGTCCCACACCCAGAAGGAGTCGACGAGCGTCAACCGCGCGGCAACACTTTCCCTGCAGTCGGTTTCCTTCCGGCTTCTCTTCGTGGTGAGCGGTCCGCTGGTGGGAAAGCTGGCCGACGCGGCGGGCGTGGCGCGCAGTTTTTACTTCCTCTTCTACGCATTCCTTTTAACCCTCCCCCTGCTCGCGGCGCTTTTCCTCAAGAACGCGCCACGCCGGGAGGCCGAGCTTGTGTGA